The following coding sequences lie in one Euhalothece natronophila Z-M001 genomic window:
- a CDS encoding cob(I)yrinic acid a,c-diamide adenosyltransferase has product MTRTGIGIRTAQKRSERDVGQIHVYDGEGKGKSQAALGVVLRSIGLGIHSQVMNRVLLLRFLKGPERIYDEDAAIAALQQGFPHLIDQVRTGRAEYFGKEDITDFDKEEALRGWNVAKGAIASGLYSIIVLDELNPILELGLLPLQEVVDTLQNKPQSLEIIITGRAAPQSLLDLANLHSEMKPHVATDEALEGIEIYTGDGKGKSTSALGKALLAIGRGIDQDQSQRVLIVQWLKGGTGYTEDAAIAALKASYPNLIDHVRCGRDAIVWRGQQQPEDYQEAERGWKTAQSAIESGTYKTIILDELNPTVDLELLPTEAIVKTLAAKPSDTQVIITGRCFNRPPFFDLASVYSEMVCHKHYAHHGVELRRGVDF; this is encoded by the coding sequence ATGACTAGAACTGGAATTGGGATTAGAACAGCGCAAAAACGCTCAGAGCGTGACGTTGGACAAATTCATGTTTATGATGGAGAGGGAAAAGGAAAGTCCCAAGCGGCGTTAGGTGTCGTTCTGCGTTCCATTGGTTTAGGGATTCACTCACAAGTAATGAATCGGGTATTATTATTGCGATTCTTAAAAGGACCTGAGAGGATTTACGATGAGGATGCTGCGATCGCTGCTTTGCAACAAGGGTTTCCTCACCTCATTGATCAAGTTCGCACGGGACGGGCTGAGTATTTTGGAAAAGAAGATATTACTGATTTTGATAAAGAAGAAGCCCTTAGAGGTTGGAATGTAGCCAAAGGCGCGATCGCGTCAGGACTGTATTCAATTATCGTTCTCGATGAACTCAACCCCATATTAGAACTAGGCTTACTCCCCTTACAGGAAGTTGTTGACACCCTACAAAATAAGCCACAGTCCTTAGAAATTATTATTACCGGTCGCGCTGCTCCACAATCTCTATTAGATTTAGCAAACCTTCATTCAGAAATGAAACCTCATGTGGCTACTGATGAGGCCTTAGAAGGGATTGAAATCTATACTGGGGATGGTAAAGGAAAATCCACTAGTGCTTTAGGAAAAGCATTACTTGCTATTGGACGAGGGATTGATCAAGACCAGTCACAACGAGTTTTAATAGTGCAGTGGTTGAAAGGAGGTACAGGCTATACTGAGGATGCCGCGATCGCTGCTCTGAAGGCAAGTTATCCTAACTTAATTGATCATGTGCGTTGTGGTCGTGATGCAATTGTTTGGCGCGGTCAACAACAGCCTGAAGACTATCAAGAGGCTGAACGAGGTTGGAAAACCGCTCAAAGCGCGATCGAGTCGGGAACCTACAAAACCATTATTCTCGATGAACTCAACCCCACTGTTGATCTTGAACTATTGCCTACTGAAGCGATTGTGAAAACCTTAGCAGCGAAACCCAGCGATACCCAAGTTATTATCACCGGTCGTTGTTTTAATCGTCCGCCCTTTTTTGATCTCGCCAG